In Oncorhynchus clarkii lewisi isolate Uvic-CL-2024 chromosome 2, UVic_Ocla_1.0, whole genome shotgun sequence, one DNA window encodes the following:
- the LOC139367320 gene encoding alpha-N-acetylgalactosaminidase-like, producing MKLLPVISLLALTSATSALDNGLMRTPPMGWMSWERFRCNIDCENDPKNCISENLFRDMADRLAEDGWKEMGYDHVMIDDCWSSMLRDKDGRLQPDPQRFPGGIAKLARYLHDRGLKLGIYGDLGTHTCGGYPGTTLDKIDTDAQTFASWGVDFLKLDGCYSNEEEQQKGYPLMSKALNATGRSIGYSCSWPAYRGGLPPSVNYTLLGEICNLWRNYDDIQDSWDSVQDITDWFFDNQEILQPEAGPGRWNDPDMLIIGNFGLSVDQSRSQMALWAIMAAPLIMSNNLRTLSSEARAILQNGAAIAINQDPMGVQGRRLLQERSQIEVYWRPLSQSASALVFLSRRQDMPYRYHTSLTKLNYTAGSYEAYDVFTGKTLSGLSATTEFTVSINPSGVVMWYVYPKMHYEHPQDDGRYPYIRQKYRMSSSLRFHKPRVVPPSLL from the exons ATGAAGCTGTTGCCAGTGATTTCCCTCCTGGCATTAACCTCAGCTACCTCTGCTTTGGACAATGGTTTGATGAGGACCCCACCCATGGGATGGATGTCCTGGGAGCGTTTTCGCTGTAATATCGACTGTGAGAATGATCCCAAGAACTGCATCAG TGAGAATCTCTTCAGAGACATGGCAGACAGACTGGCTGAGGATGGGTGGAAAGAGATGGGATATGATCATGTCATGATAGATGACTGTTGGTCCTCCATGCTCCGGGATAAAGATGGACGGCTGCAGCCCGACCCACAAAG GTTCCCTGGGGGCATTGCCAAGCTGGCGAGGTACCTCCATGACCGCGGCCTGAAGCTGGGCATCTATGGGGACCTGGGCACACACACCTGTGGAGGGTACCCTGGCACCACGCTGGACAAGATTGATACTGATGCCCAGACGTTCGCTAGTTGGGGTGTGGACTTCCTGAAGTTGGATGGCTGTTACTCCAATGAAGAGGAGCAACAGAAGG GTTACCCTCTCATGTCCAAGGCTTTGAATGCAACAGGCCGTTCAATTGGCTACTCCTGTAGTTGGCCAGCCTATCGGGGTGGACTCCCTCCCAGT GTGAATTACACTCTGCTGGGGGAAATCTGTAACCTGTGGCGTAACTATGATGACATTCAGGACTCGTGGGACAGTGTACAAGACATTACAGACTGGTTCTTTGACAACCAGGAGATACTGCAGCCTGAAGCCGGCCCTGGACGCTGGAACGATCCTGACATG CTGATCATAGGAAACTTTGGCCTCAGTGTGGACCAATCACGCTCTCAGATGGCTCTTTGGGCGATCATGGCTGCACCTCTCATTATGTCTAACAACCTTCGAACCCTAAGCAGTGAGGCCAGGGCCATCCTGCAGAACGGTGCCGCCATCGCCATCAACCAGGACCCGATGGGCGTCCAGGGAAGACGCTTGCTACAG GAGAGGAGTCAGATTGAAGTGTACTGGCGGCCCCTCTCCCAGTCAGCCAGTGCTCTGGTGTTCCTCAGCCGTCGCCAGGACATGCCCTATCGCTAccacacctccctgaccaagttaAACTACACAGCAGGCAGCTACGAG GCTTATGACGTATTCACTGGGAAAACATTGAGTGGACTGTCTGCCACCACAGAGTTCACCGTCTCCATCAACCCCTCAGGAGTCGTCATGTGGTACGTCTATCCCAAAATGCACTACGAGCATCCGCAGGATGATGGTAGATACCCCTACATCCGACAGAAATACAGGATGTCCTCCTCGCTCCGCTTCCACAAGCCGAGGGTTGTGCCTCCTAGTCTGCTCTGA